In Chaetodon auriga isolate fChaAug3 chromosome 22, fChaAug3.hap1, whole genome shotgun sequence, the genomic window TGCACCTGTGCTTTCTGCAGTGACATGTCactgtgtcttttgtgtgtaAAACCCACGCACTGTGAGATTGTAGCAGTCTGTGACCACATACTTTTTATTTACCTCTGAAGGTCATCAGATACAGCCTTTCTCAGAAGGTGTGAATACACACACGGTAATAGGCCGTCCTTGCTCCTAATGTACTTGTCGGTACAACATACAGTGGCACTAATGTGAAATTATATTAGCTAAAGTATGCTTTTGTGAGGAATAGCACACCTTTCACATATAATATGATGCACAAGTAATACaaaccaaacagacaaaacataatGTGCATTACTAACACATATAACACATTGAAAACAATCTAACAAAACACCCCTCGTGCCTTTTTCTGCAGGAGTGTTCGATGAGTGTGACACAGAGGTGGATGTGCTCCACTGGTCCAGACACAATGTCTTTCTGCTCTACGACATGGGCATCTTCACGgcactgctggagctgctgagcaTGGAGATAGAGTGAGTGGAACACACCGAATGTGCCCTTTCACCTTGGATTTCTGCGGTGAGATGACAGACCTGCTGCTCATGTTTACAATAGAGAGTAAGAGAAAGTGACATGAAGGGCAAGCAACGCCATTGAAATAGACCGTGCAGTTGAGCCCTCAGAGACCTGCAAAACAGTCCTCACATCTTTTTAGAGTTTGCTTCCCCCTTGAGCGAGGGCCTGCGGCAATACAGGAAGGGAGGGGGCCGTGTTTGTCAGATAAAGGAAATCTTTATCTTTGAAATCTGGAGGTCTTTCATAGGCAGCAGGGTGGGCTAATGGTTGTCGTATTAACTGAAAAGTCACAGGTTCAAGTCCTCAAAGAGCCGATATTTCTTTCTCGCTTACAACCTCAAAATTCTCTCAGTTTCCTGCCATGTTTGAAGCTCCGGTCCCTCAGCACGTCCACTTGTTTGTTCCCTCCCAaatcctccatctcctcttcacGGTtggaggagcgagaggaggtTTGTGGGCATAGAAAGACATtaagagagagactgaaatgCAGGAGTACAGAAAAGACGCCGCCTGTGATCCGCGCCTCAAACCCCCCCCGATGAGGACACAGTGTGGCAGCGGCTccttcagctcatctttgttGCTGCTGGTCTCGGTCTCACTTGGGATCCAGCGCTTCTTTGTTGTTACATAAGCTGCTCTCAGGCATCATGGCACAGTCTGGCCTATCACCATGCTGCACGGCAAAGCAGTGTAAGCAAGCCAATCATGCAAACGCACACATGGTGTTTTGGAAGGCACGGCTGGTTGTGCAAAAAGCACGAAGGCACCACAGTGGAAATGAGAGTCTGGTCGTGTGAGATTAAAACTCTGCATCATTATATCCTCATGATCATTTATATTCTCATCCATGTTATAACTGATTGTATACGTGCACAGAACGGCTCttctttttcaaataaaacactcaAACGCTGCAATTCcttacttgtgttttttgtatctgCAGTAATAACCAGGcgtgcagcagtgcagtgagGAAGCCTGCCATCTCTCTTGCAGacagcacagagctcaggtaGTAAGCAGTATAACCACATCACTCACAGGCTGCTCTGCATTCTCCTCACTTCACAGAAGCAAGAATACGTGCAAAAATATTTGAATTTTACGTCTTCAGCCTTGCTCAGTGTTATTCATGCTTCCCTTTCTGTCGTCCGGCCGCAAGCGCGCACACCTAATCAGCAAAATTTAACTGTACTCTGTGTCCCTTTCcctcacatttcatttcaatctctgcctctgcttaATGGGATTGATTTTTGAACACAACACccctctgcacaaacacacacacacacatacacacatgcattcccCTGTTGAACACTTACAGATAATTACAGACTAAAGCTGTAGATTTGCACCTAATTGCTGCTCCAAAATTGAAAAGCATTATAGTCATTTTAAACAGAGTGCAAGGCTTTGTTGAGCGAACAAAGCATTTAATGCACAAAACACTGCCTGACTTACATCAGGTAATTATGAATAGATGGTGCATTATCCCGACGGAGCACAGAAATCACTTCCTCTCATACTTCTATTCACAAGCAGATTGCATGAAATCATCCTCTGCTCCTTGCACTTGCCCTTTGTTACTcatcattttttccattaatgTTTTAGGTACAAGTTAAATGtctactacacacacacacacacacacacacacacacacacacacacacacacacatacacacacacacatatggtcAAGCTAAgtcctgtgtgtttcttttccttgCAGAGTGCTGCTGAGCATCATGTACCTGATGGTGGAGACGATTCGAGTTCAAACAGAGGACGACAGACCTGAGTGGAGAGCAGCCAGAGAGGCCTTCAAGAATGagctaggtgtgtgtgtttgtgtttgtgtgtgtgtgtttgtgtgtgtgcaagtacAGGGCACCATTGCTGAAACATGTATGGTTGCAGTGGAACAAGTAGTCTATTTTTAGAAATGTATATTCCTTTGATCTAACCACATTTTGTGTAAGTTTActtgcacagttgaaaaaaacAGTGCTTTCAAGCATCCAAGCCAAAAACACtggctttgacctttgacccctcagGTGCACCTCTGTACAATGGAGAACCCTTCGCCCTGCTCCTCTTCACCATGGTGACCAAGTTCTGCAGCATGAACGCCCCTCACTTCCCTATGAAGAAAGTACTACTGCTGCTCTGGAAGACGATACTGGTGAGCGCCACCACACGCTGACACGTAATGCACAGAACTCTATTCCTGCATCATcgtttttttaatttgcttatGGGGCCATAATGAGAGCTTTGCATATTTGTGCCAACAGGCTGTGaatctctgtgtttctcatcTTGCAGTTCACGTTGGGCGGTTTCGAGGAGCTCCAGGAGATGAAGGTGCGGGGCCGGGAGCGTCTGAACCTGCCCCCGCTGCCAGAGGACAGCATCAAGGTGGTCAGGGCCATGAGGGCAGCCTCGCCTCCAGCCTCTGCCATGGAGCTCAtcgaacagcagcagcagcagaagagaggCCGCCGCAGCCGCAGGGTACACAAGCCCCAACCCCCAACACACTCAGAGCGTATTAATAGTGTGGCATGGATAAAACCTGTATTATTTTACAGTCACGCTTTATGTTTGCCTCACACAGAAGAGCCTTtcttcaaatacacacacccatTTAAACAAGGGGACGTAAATGCAACATTTTAGTATGAAATCATTGAAAACAAGGAGTGCAGATGCCACATATTTAAGGTCTTCACTGTATTTTTATAGCTAAGAAAGAACACACGCTGACCAATGCACTTGGTAGTGCCAGTTTTGTGCgagctcttcatcttcctcagtaACATTCGGGGATgggggagtgtgtttgtgtctcagacTGTTTTTTCCATTATTTACCTTTGTACTGTTGAACAGCTTCACCTGTTTGTAGTGAATTGATCCTATAGAATTCCCTCTGTGGCTCACCCTCTAACTCTTGCTGGGTCAGGTTTTCCCAAAAGTTCTTCAGTGCCAACATCACTGTCGTAAGCCAGCGATGCCACAGATGATATTGGTGCTGGGACGGCTTTGAGAATTCCACGCCCGTTGTTTTTAGTAGAGCTTTGACTGgacaggctctctctctctctaattaCCCTCTGGTGTCTCATTGCCCCTCTTCCTTGTGTTCCCACAGAGTGCCTTTGTTGATAGCTTGGAAGGAGACAGTCCCTTTCCCAAGAAGCAGGTCTTTACCCACCAAttccctctttttccttctgcatttttctctctgcattgAGCTGGACTTTTAGCACTCCTCTCCCAGATCCCCGCCaccttcttttctctcacttcttttcatcttttcttctcttctcctgtcATTTACCCTCATCTAATCATGTGAGGATGCACCAAAACTGAAAAAGCAATagttaataaataaaagttagTAAATCTCTACTGTCTTATGAAAGAAATCAAAATATTCAAAGTGGTTTCGGTGCAGTCCTGCTCCTGCCTCATTTCCAATACTTAAAGGAATTATTTAGCAGTTGGGAAATAcacatcttttcatttttgccgagagttagatgagaaggtgGATGCTGCATTTGTGTCTTAAAGctaaatatgaggctacagcaagcagctagttagcttagcttagcttagcataaagactgagaacagggggaaacagctagcgcGGCCCTGTCCAAAGTTACAAAAAATAACTTGTTTGGtctggacaaaaaaacaacagtttgtgaTTTTACAGGCACAGGAACTAGTTGTTGTCCAGGGCAGTTACTTCCTGAAGTCTTCCCTGGTTGCACACACGTGAGATTGGTACTGATCTCCTCATCTAACGCTCTCTTGGAACTCAGATGAccgcatttcccaaaatgctgaactgttcctttaatttaATCATTCTCACCTGcatgttttcttccatttcGTTTTTTCACCGTTTCCTTTCGTTTCCtatttttctcttccctttACTTCTGCTTATTCCCCTTTTATACTTTCTATTTAAATTTCTCATCCATTCATGCCTATTTTCTCCATCTTATGCCCTTAATTCTTCCcaccttccttttcctccttatatttctcctctttcccttgatcttcctgctcctcaccttcctccctgtcctcccaatctcctctcctccttccttcccttgcTTAATCCACCATTTTCATCCCCTTCCTCACATCCAGCAACACCTCAtactctccctcttctcttctcctcaccctaattctctctcctcttcctcctctctcctcctcctcctcctcctcctcctccactgttgCCTGCTCAGTACAGGGGGGGCGGGGTTTGAGAGACAGGGCTGACTTGCTGGCTGTTGTCATTGGTGCTGGAGCAGTCACTATCCACTGTCCCATAAAGACAGTCACAACAGACATTACTGTAGTAGCATCTCCCCTGTAGTTTCCATCACATTGCTACCAGGTTTGTCACCTTGCACTGTAGACTCTGGACTAGGGGTCAATGTCATGAAAATGCATTCATTGAGGAGGTGATTTGAGATCTTTCCTCTTCTGTAGGTGCTGTATTTGGGTTTCATCTGATCTCTCTCTTAAATGGATGTCATTGAAAGCAGTTGTCCCCTAACCCCGACAGCAGAACACTAGCTTTACCTCCCACATAGCAGTGAATGGCTTCTCCATAGAGAATGGCTCACAACACGGtttcacctcttcctccctcccgcCCTCCTTCCCACCATACACTCACTGTACTCCTCACGTAGTCTGGCGTTGGTACTACCACTGGCGCGCCATACATCCACTGCACTAGCTCAACTAATGTCCAGAACGCTGACTCATGCCTGATGCTTGCACTGTTTCCACGGTCATTCATCGGAGAAactgtttgaagtgtgtgtgtgaatgtgtgtttcgCTCTTGAACTGAAATGGGTCTGTGTGTAGATAAGAGCTCCATGTAGAGTCTTAGCCTTATTGGGCCTTGCTTGCATTTTCCTGTATCTTTTGAAGCGCAGATGTGTGGTAAGTTAAATCAGAAACGTTGCTTGCGGTTGCTGTGGAAAGCCGTCGTGTTAAAGGTGTTAAACTACAActtttagatttgttttttgtactGAATAAACAAATTAGATATCACCTTTTTTCAGCTAATgaagctaaccatctcctggctttAGCCTCATTTTTGatgacagtggtatcaatcttctcatcacACTCTCTGCAAGTAAAGAGAATAAGCAGTTCTGCAGGATGCATTCACAATGCAAACCTTAATGCTTCCTTTTGATCTATCCCCTTAACAGAAATTTTAGGTTATTATTTGTTAGGCTGCTCACAGTATATTTTCAATGAGGTCAATATCTGTCAGAAACACCTCTGTCAGCAGCTTGTAATGCTTTGTCTGCAGCAAACTCACCTTATCTGGTCCCCTGAGACTAAAGCTGCAGTCTGAATGTCAATTGTGTGCACTGTGCAGGGAGGTATcagatactgtatatataatgCACTGCAAAATATAATAATGCAGAGTAGATGAAAACACCAGTATTGCATATTGGCCGTAACTCAAAATGAAATCAGTAGTCTCCTTTAACTTGACCTTTTCAGAATAAAGGACATTAGCGTGGCTAAAATAGTAAATTTATTATGGCTGCACCTTTCCATCAGATGGAAATCTCATCTGCATTTCCTGCAACTTTGTGATatatttggttgtttttggaaaatgaaaagggTTGGAACAATGAATAgcatgtgtttgcttgtttaaaGGTAATATACACTACGTGGTGGATTTGAGGTATTTCTCAGTTTTAATTGCGCCTCGGTGTGTGTTTATAGGTCTCGTGACTCTTGACCTCCCAGTGCAGCTGACcgcctgtcctctctctccctctcagcccCTGGTGAAGCAGGACAGCCTGGACACCTACAACGAGCGGGACCCATTCAAGAACGACGACGCaagggacgaggaggaggacccCGAGGACACAGACAGCGGCATCGAGGGCGAGGTGGACCCCCTGGACCGCGACGTCATCATCCAGCCACCGCCTCCGCCACCTCCTCTCAGACCTCCCACAGAAAGGGTCAACTTCCCCAAGGGCCTTCCCTGGGCCCCTAAAGTCAGGTTAATTGCCccgttttattcttttttaacAGTCTGAAATAAATACCCATTCACTGGaaaaaatatttgcactttttaGAGTGTTAACGATTCAAAGCTGCACTCGTGTGCATGTTCTCAAAGTTTGAAAAGTGCCTTAAAGTGCCCTCTCACagttctgtttctgctcttcttCAGGATAAATTACACTGATTATATCCACACGCAATCCTTAAACTCAGGGAGGAAGTGTTAACACAGATCATGCACCCAAAATGgcattaaaaacagcttcagtgagACCTTTCTATGAAAAATAATACTGCCACTCATTGCTTTACTTGCTCATAATGTCAGATTTTTAAAGCACTTAGCTCTCATCCCACTGAATAAAACCTCCAAATGACGGCTGGCCACCTGCCATTTTGACCACTAGAGTAGAGAAACTTCCCTCCCACAGCCAGGACTTTACACCATTTGgctggcagctgctgtcagtttcCCACCCTGATTCTATGCCACCATTTGAggagttaaaaaacaaaattagaaaACTCTCCCTCGCTTTTCTCTCCTCGCTATCATCTAGCAATACGCTCTCCATCTGTGTATTCCAGGCGGTAGCATGTGTGTCTTCCCAGGGTGCTGCCTCTGCTTTGGGTACATGAATAATGCATCCgagagaggacacaaacacGTCATAGCACTGCGTTTGTCATGTATTCGTCATCAGAAAACCTATATTCAACACACAGGGCTGATATATTACCAATCAGTGGGAGGCTCTgaacccttcacacacacacacacacacacacacacacacacacacagagcagcagtgtgactgATGGGATTGGAGGAAGCTAATGCAGTGTGCTGCGCTCTTGTACTTGTTTGCGTAGGTGTGTTCACACATGTGAGTGTTCCTCAGAAAAAATGGCTGTTTAGTTGCTGGTTCACATGCAGCATTGTGGCGGCaggtgttctctctctctccaaaatCTGactggagtctgtgtgtgtgtgtgtgtgtgtgtgtgtgtgtgtgtgtgtgtgtgtttgtgtgtgtacgtacagGGAGAAAGACATCGAGCACTTCCTTGAGACCAGTAGGAACAAGTTCATCGGTTTTACTCTGGGGAAGTAGGTATTTCATCTGAGACAGTAAAATATTCTGAACATTGTCTTTTTTCAGTTGGTGTAATGATGTTTACTGTTTTGTAGTGACATAGAGACCCTGGTGGGCTTGCCCAGACCCATCCATGAGAGTGTGAAGACTCttaaacaggtgagaggggAAGTCATGCAGCATCTTATTCTCAGGcctttttctgtcatctttCCCAAATGCCcagtttctttttcctttgatttgGCTCATCGTGGCCGCAGTGTTCCCCAATCAATACTCCCTTGCTGGCATCGACATCCCGCTTAAAAATCCATACTTTCTGTTTAAACAAGCCGAGTAGTGTACTTACACAGAGAAATATCCCTTTGGGTGTCAGTTAGCAATGCTAATTAACTCTTCAAAcacctttatttatttcacaagcaaggatggagcgaggttcaccactttgtgaacacatgattgtttaaAGACATCACAACATGGACTCATTCTGTTACATTTTGCATAACGTCCCAgctttttggaatctgggttgtcTAAAATCTGTGTTATATTGATTTGTTCTCATCTCCAGCACAAATATGTGTCCATCGCTGAGGTCCAGATCAAAcgggaggaggagctgcagcagtgtccACTGACCCTGGTCAGTAATGTCACCGTGACTTGACATAGATGTGGTTTAAAGCTACATGGATAAATAAAGTGAATATTCGATGTGGTGAATATTTAGTCAAACTTCCTGAAATGTGAGTGTTGTGAGTATACAGTGGTTTTATGTGTGTAGggcgaggaggaggtggaggagacacCAACGGAGATGCTGTACCTGGGCATGCTTCCCAACCTCTCCCAGTACGTGGTGAGTGGCTCGTCCTGCACATCTGATTGCTGTTATTGGCCCTGGATTCACATTATTTTGCtcctgaatgtgtttctgtttggctTAAAATTGTGTAGCCAGCTAATGATGTGAGCACACAGTCATTATCCAGCAGTCTTAGAGTCACATTTTACCTGTTCCACAACAAAACAGAGACCTCAAACAGGGCCAGGGATAATATGTTGTTGTTTCCTGGGACAGATTGCcctcctgaagctgctgctggctgcagctccaaCGTCCAAAGCCAAAACTGACTCCATTAACATCTTGGCTGATGTGCTCCCCGAGGAGATGCCGTAAGTAGAAAGACTGCTGCAGTTTGGCTATTTGATTCTAATGGTGCTTTTTATGCATCTGCAGACATCTAGAGGCTCATTTAGATCAGGCAGTTGAGGATAAAATATTCTTGCATGTTGTCAAATGTCAACACTATTCACAACTATTTGTTGAGCTCCAATAAAGGGATCgaacaggaaaaataaactcTGTGAGGAGCACAATCTTTTCACATAACTTCGTCTCTTTCTATTCATCAGCAGGGACTTTTCCTGTCATGTTTAGGTTGATGGAATACTGTTGAAAATCCTCttgttctgtgctgtttttgctcTGCAGTATGGCCCAGTTTTAGACTAGCTGACACTTAACCAGAGCTGACAGACTGTTTCCTGCTGAGAACAGAATAAAAACCACCCAAGTTAAAAAAATTCCCAAACCCGTCTGACATTTTCATGGCTCCAATCTCTACCTTTGAAGCTTTCTTTGATGCCGGACACTTCTCAGTTTCAGTTAGCCGCCTCTCTCTGGAACGTCCCCCGATGCATCATCAACACATTAGTCAGACTGTTTTCAAAGCAGAGTGAACAGTTTGTCTCTTAATggttatgtttttcttttattgagacaaagctgcattattattatcactggACCTGAAGGCcttacagtttgtgtgtgtgtgtgtgtgtgtgtgtgtcctgcagtaTCACAGTCCTTCAGAGCATGAAGCTGGGAATTGACGTGAACCGTCACAAGGAAATTATCGTCAAGgccatctctgctctgctgctgctgctcctcaagcACTTCAAACTCAACCATGTTTATCAggttgcacaaacacaaacacctccaGTCCTCCCTCCCACAGGCGCCTCACATCatcatctttctctcctctaaTGTAGCACTAAGctagcacacacatacagtgtccATGCGCCTCCCCCCCGCCGTGCTTACCTCCACTGCCCTCCACCTGATTATCCAGTCAAGCGTGCAATAACTTTCCTCCTATCATCCTCCTCTACACCCCCATCTTTGGACCTCCACCCTCCCCTCGCACCTCACAACCTCATGCCTCAGCCTGTCACTCTCACAGTCGGTCTATTCGTctcagtgaagacagagaaCAGATTGAAAGCGAGCATCTGGTCTAAAATCTGctctttttgctttatttctacGATCAGTTGCAATTTGCTTCACTCGTATTTCACAGGGatattttctgctgctgggaCAGTCCATTCCTTCACACTCTGGCTGCTCTGTAGATTCATAGTTGTAGCGCCCtctgctgcaacaaaagcagATTACATGCAGACAGATTAACAGCTGCAGTGGGACGTCAGCTCGATTACACTTGTACATTATTTGACAACCACACAAGCTGCATTTTAAGAACCGTTTTTAAGGACAAACTTATTAAATCCTTCATTgaagaaacattaaaatatagCACATTTTAATCAGCCGCTGTCAATAACATACTGAAATATGAGCTCATGATTCAGCAGGGGaattgcttctgtttttaatcataGTAAAGCTTCTTGGATGAGGTGACGGATTTGTACAGCTGCTGCATGAGACCAAAAATCCCCTGAACCCTGACCTTATCCCCACACAGGAAACTCATCAATGATACAGGATTATTGGCTACAggattatattttttttcccttctatTCTTTTCTGAGACATGGATTTTTCCCAGTTTCCCTCGCAGGGTTTCATGAAATGTCCTTTATCTCACCCAGAAAGCACCACAAAAGAAGAACTGTAACATCATCAGAGACATTCATAAGAGTTAGATTTTAAGGCGATGCTGTTTTCCAGACTCAGACTCTCTAACTATTCAACGCTGCCGCCTCCTCTTTCCCTGCAGTTCGAGATAGTCTCCCAGCACCTGGTGTTTGCCAACTGTATCCCACTCATCCTCAAGTTCTTCAATCAGAACATCATGTCCTACATCAGTGCCAAAAACAGGTAGGATCCCTCTGCCTGACTCTGTCCTCTCACAGAAAGCACTGCAATCGTGGCGAGCTTGCTTTGGCACACAAGACCCAGGAAAACTGTATGTCCAGTTTCAGTATTCTGTACTGTACCTTTAAAAATGTGCTCAGTGTTTGAGGACCCGCTGGTAAGACAGGTAACCAAGTATTATGGGCAGGTTGTGCAGATGGCATCACAGCAGCAATGCAATGACAGCAGATTCAGGTGTGAAAGAAAAACTGTGTTATTGTATAcccgtgtgtgttttcattgcagCATATGTGTGCTGGACTTTCCCCACTGCGTGGTCCACGAGATGCCTGAGCTCACAGCCGAGAGCCTGGTGAGTGGGAACGCTGACAACGTGACGTCTGATTGATCCTCGCTGGATGAAGGTCAGCGAGGAAAGAAGCCTTCCAGGCGTCATAGTGACCtttgtgtggtctgtgtgtgtgtgtgtgttgctttagGAGGCAGGAGACAGCAACCAGTTCTGCTGGAGAAACCTGTTTTCTTGTATCAATCTGCTGAGAATATTGAACAAGCTGACCAAGTGGAAACACTCCAGGACAATGGTGAGTAATTGTGGAAGAGTGGAACTTTCCACCGGCTTGACTCTAACACCCGTCCATCCCGATGTATCTGACAAATCATATTCAATCAGCAAGCTTTTAAAAtttgcatttctattttaaaGTTTAATGCTTAATACTGAACTGAATGTATTAATGAACTGGATGCATGACTAGATCTGCCATCTGTGTATCCCATCAGCATATGAGTG contains:
- the strip2 gene encoding striatin-interacting protein 1 homolog isoform X1; the encoded protein is MQAEDMEVPIINNLNDNGDRQRPKGKDVFKDPQKESESSMESPNLEFEYGDTDTLTAELSELYSYTEEPEFALNRDYFEEDFRSHARGRRWIELTAEEQRAYVMRLLDALEVTDRDKRLKVARAILYLAQGVFDECDTEVDVLHWSRHNVFLLYDMGIFTALLELLSMEIDNNQACSSAVRKPAISLADSTELRVLLSIMYLMVETIRVQTEDDRPEWRAAREAFKNELGAPLYNGEPFALLLFTMVTKFCSMNAPHFPMKKVLLLLWKTILFTLGGFEELQEMKVRGRERLNLPPLPEDSIKVVRAMRAASPPASAMELIEQQQQQKRGRRSRRSAFVDSLEGDSPFPKKQPLVKQDSLDTYNERDPFKNDDARDEEEDPEDTDSGIEGEVDPLDRDVIIQPPPPPPPLRPPTERVNFPKGLPWAPKVREKDIEHFLETSRNKFIGFTLGNDIETLVGLPRPIHESVKTLKQHKYVSIAEVQIKREEELQQCPLTLGEEEVEETPTEMLYLGMLPNLSQYVIALLKLLLAAAPTSKAKTDSINILADVLPEEMPITVLQSMKLGIDVNRHKEIIVKAISALLLLLLKHFKLNHVYQFEIVSQHLVFANCIPLILKFFNQNIMSYISAKNSICVLDFPHCVVHEMPELTAESLEAGDSNQFCWRNLFSCINLLRILNKLTKWKHSRTMMLVVFKSAPILKRALKVKQAMMQLYVLKLLKIQTKYLGRQWRKSNMKTMSAIYQKVRHRLNDDWAYGNDIDARPWDFQAEECALRESIEKFNSRRYDKNKNGDFTPVDNCLQSVLGQRVELPEDFHYSYEMWLEREVFSQPIQWEGLLQNP
- the strip2 gene encoding striatin-interacting protein 1 homolog isoform X3 encodes the protein MQAEDMESSMESPNLEFEYGDTDTLTAELSELYSYTEEPEFALNRDYFEEDFRSHARGRRWIELTAEEQRAYVMRLLDALEVTDRDKRLKVARAILYLAQGVFDECDTEVDVLHWSRHNVFLLYDMGIFTALLELLSMEIDNNQACSSAVRKPAISLADSTELRVLLSIMYLMVETIRVQTEDDRPEWRAAREAFKNELGAPLYNGEPFALLLFTMVTKFCSMNAPHFPMKKVLLLLWKTILFTLGGFEELQEMKVRGRERLNLPPLPEDSIKVVRAMRAASPPASAMELIEQQQQQKRGRRSRRSAFVDSLEGDSPFPKKQPLVKQDSLDTYNERDPFKNDDARDEEEDPEDTDSGIEGEVDPLDRDVIIQPPPPPPPLRPPTERVNFPKGLPWAPKVREKDIEHFLETSRNKFIGFTLGNDIETLVGLPRPIHESVKTLKQHKYVSIAEVQIKREEELQQCPLTLGEEEVEETPTEMLYLGMLPNLSQYVIALLKLLLAAAPTSKAKTDSINILADVLPEEMPITVLQSMKLGIDVNRHKEIIVKAISALLLLLLKHFKLNHVYQFEIVSQHLVFANCIPLILKFFNQNIMSYISAKNSICVLDFPHCVVHEMPELTAESLEAGDSNQFCWRNLFSCINLLRILNKLTKWKHSRTMMLVVFKSAPILKRALKVKQAMMQLYVLKLLKIQTKYLGRQWRKSNMKTMSAIYQKVRHRLNDDWAYGNDIDARPWDFQAEECALRESIEKFNSRRYDKNKNGDFTPVDNCLQSVLGQRVELPEDFHYSYEMWLEREVFSQPIQWEGLLQNP
- the strip2 gene encoding striatin-interacting protein 1 homolog isoform X2; its protein translation is MQAEDMEVPIINNLNDNGDRQRPKGKDVFKDPQKESESSMESPNLEFEYGDTDTLTAELSELYSYTEEPEFALNRDYFEEDFRSHARGRRWIELTAEEQRAYVMRLLDALEVTDRDKRLKVARAILYLAQGVFDECDTEVDVLHWSRHNVFLLYDMGIFTALLELLSMEIDNNQACSSAVRKPAISLADSTELRVLLSIMYLMVETIRVQTEDDRPEWRAAREAFKNELGAPLYNGEPFALLLFTMVTKFCSMNAPHFPMKKVLLLLWKTILFTLGGFEELQEMKVRGRERLNLPPLPEDSIKVVRAMRAASPPASAMELIEQQQQQKRGRRSRRPLVKQDSLDTYNERDPFKNDDARDEEEDPEDTDSGIEGEVDPLDRDVIIQPPPPPPPLRPPTERVNFPKGLPWAPKVREKDIEHFLETSRNKFIGFTLGNDIETLVGLPRPIHESVKTLKQHKYVSIAEVQIKREEELQQCPLTLGEEEVEETPTEMLYLGMLPNLSQYVIALLKLLLAAAPTSKAKTDSINILADVLPEEMPITVLQSMKLGIDVNRHKEIIVKAISALLLLLLKHFKLNHVYQFEIVSQHLVFANCIPLILKFFNQNIMSYISAKNSICVLDFPHCVVHEMPELTAESLEAGDSNQFCWRNLFSCINLLRILNKLTKWKHSRTMMLVVFKSAPILKRALKVKQAMMQLYVLKLLKIQTKYLGRQWRKSNMKTMSAIYQKVRHRLNDDWAYGNDIDARPWDFQAEECALRESIEKFNSRRYDKNKNGDFTPVDNCLQSVLGQRVELPEDFHYSYEMWLEREVFSQPIQWEGLLQNP
- the strip2 gene encoding striatin-interacting protein 1 homolog isoform X4; translated protein: MQAEDMESSMESPNLEFEYGDTDTLTAELSELYSYTEEPEFALNRDYFEEDFRSHARGRRWIELTAEEQRAYVMRLLDALEVTDRDKRLKVARAILYLAQGVFDECDTEVDVLHWSRHNVFLLYDMGIFTALLELLSMEIDNNQACSSAVRKPAISLADSTELRVLLSIMYLMVETIRVQTEDDRPEWRAAREAFKNELGAPLYNGEPFALLLFTMVTKFCSMNAPHFPMKKVLLLLWKTILFTLGGFEELQEMKVRGRERLNLPPLPEDSIKVVRAMRAASPPASAMELIEQQQQQKRGRRSRRPLVKQDSLDTYNERDPFKNDDARDEEEDPEDTDSGIEGEVDPLDRDVIIQPPPPPPPLRPPTERVNFPKGLPWAPKVREKDIEHFLETSRNKFIGFTLGNDIETLVGLPRPIHESVKTLKQHKYVSIAEVQIKREEELQQCPLTLGEEEVEETPTEMLYLGMLPNLSQYVIALLKLLLAAAPTSKAKTDSINILADVLPEEMPITVLQSMKLGIDVNRHKEIIVKAISALLLLLLKHFKLNHVYQFEIVSQHLVFANCIPLILKFFNQNIMSYISAKNSICVLDFPHCVVHEMPELTAESLEAGDSNQFCWRNLFSCINLLRILNKLTKWKHSRTMMLVVFKSAPILKRALKVKQAMMQLYVLKLLKIQTKYLGRQWRKSNMKTMSAIYQKVRHRLNDDWAYGNDIDARPWDFQAEECALRESIEKFNSRRYDKNKNGDFTPVDNCLQSVLGQRVELPEDFHYSYEMWLEREVFSQPIQWEGLLQNP